The Felis catus isolate Fca126 chromosome A2 unlocalized genomic scaffold, F.catus_Fca126_mat1.0 chrA2_random_Un_scaffold_54, whole genome shotgun sequence nucleotide sequence ACTCAGTCGTCAGGATGAACacattcaggtcatggtctttaaCTCATTCACCTGACCTGCACTTAAGGTGCTTTCCTGAGAGTAAGCgacccagcctgggaggagagcCAGCAAGCAGACAGCAGTGGCCCAGCCTGTATCCTCCACTggcctgaaagcagggactggctGCTCTACTGAGAAGCAGAGCTATGGAACAGGAGGTGCGCAGGCAGTTGGGGTTTGTCATGGGATGGGGCCTGCATGGGTGTGTTCCAGGGCATGGGGCAGGGAtgctgtgcaggaggtcagaatGAGGGAGTGTGGTTTCTTTCCTGCCCCATGGGTCACTCCTAGGTACCCTGATGGCCTCAGTGCTGGCTTGTCGTCCTGATTGTTCAGGGATCCACTCAGTCCCAGGGGTCCCTGCTTTCCACATAAGACCCCAACGGAATCAAGAGTCTGTAGATATTGGAACCTGGAGGCAGCGCCCgaaaaatgcatataaagtatGTCCCCAAAGTTGTGCTAGGTGTACACacctacagaaagggagagtTTCGGTACACATGTACCTTTCTGTACAATGATGAGAGTCAAAATATTGCAATCGGCCCAGTCATTCAGCTTCTGGAGACGCAGAGTAAAGGATGATGTGTGGCCCTtgagaatgcagaaggggacaggactgtgccTGTCCACTGTGGGGACATCCCATAGTACAAGACCATAGTCCTGGAGGGATGCCCAACCTGTCACACCACTCatgaacacaaacacagacacctgcTGCACTCAAAGCCAAAGGACTCTGAAGATGACACCGTGTCTTCTGGGCCAATATTTCCTGaaagagtatacatttttttctgcgTATGTACttgttgtttcctatttatttatttatttggagagagcgaGAAGAAGAATCCTGACCAGGGCTTCAAGCTGTCAttgtagagcctgacttgggacttgatctcaagtaccgtgcgatcatgacccgagccaaattgGACTCGGAAACTTGCCcattgagccaccttggtgcctgtcctcattattaaatcttcattttactgaatacATGTCACCTGTAGGAAACCTTTCAGAACTTTATACTTTATTGCCTAATAGATTAGCATAAATGGAATATTGACGGTTTCATTTGGGTGTTTTTATAGTATGCACGTTAGACCAATATCACCATGGCCAGTcgaggaaaatgaaagattttcaaggtattcgctctggtccagacatttctcttctggcttctgctcttgtgtcaaacctcagagggtccccatggcagataatgaagatatttcaagtgggggcttcacctaatctttgttctttgaggactattcctctgtcataaaaaatattagtgCCATTGAATATTTAAGCAATTATTAATCAGTCTCCTGTCATGTAGCCAGACACAACAGGCCAtgttgtgtgtttgcacacacatggaaaacccagaggagctgaagcagcAGAAACCGAGATCGCTGGttgcagagactggggtgagggaatgagccGTGGGTGATTAGTAGTCCACGTGtctctgtgatggaaatgttctaggagtACATAGTGGTCACGGGTGTAAAATCCTGCGAATGTACGTACTGACACTTGAAGTTGTAATTTCAAAGGATCAGAGTAAATTGTTTGGAACttagtttatcttttatttataaaacactaataTATAAGGACAGTAAATACCTCTATAAGAACTACAGAAATGACAAAGAACGCAATGAAAAGGTCAGGGAATTCATCCTTTGGGGCTGCAGCGGACATGAGCCGCTGTTGGGGAGCAGAGGCTGGTTGCTCAGCTGCAGCAGGTGGTTCCTCCAGCCCTTCCGTGACCCcgccggctggggctgggggctgctcatgctctggggccaccaaaggggcaggtggctcttccagctcctgactgtcagccagagctgggagtaCCTCCTGCCCTGGTGGGGACGCTGCAGTGAGGGTCTCCGATTCTCGTACGCGCTGAGCTCCAGGAGAACTAGTGGCTTCAGGCAGCCTGGGCTGCGAGGCTGCAGTGGGCACCACAGAGATAGCAGGGGATCGCTCCTGAGGGACGTCTGAACGTGGCTCTGGAGCTGGTGCCATGGCTTCAAAAATAGAAAGTGTCATCACTGTGATTGCCATTCCATGGCAGGAAACCTCTCCCGCAGACATTGTCATCTGAGTCAAAGAACCCACCAGGAGGAAATCTCCCAGACGGCAGGCTAATGGAACAGTGATCTGAGACTAGTCCCTACGCCTGGCCCACCTGC carries:
- the LOC123383569 gene encoding ral guanine nucleotide dissociation stimulator-like isoform X4; this translates as MRYGCFHSEAEEDGGPREQEKRAISSILGTWLDHYPEDFFRPPDFTSLKLLQAYVGVHMPGSELQRRARLLYSWRKHREPNEPESLAMAPAPEPRSDVPQERSPAISVVPTAASQPRLPEATSSPGAQRVRESETLTAASPPGQEVLPALADSQELEEPPAPLVAPEHEQPPAPAGGVTEGLEEPPAAAEQPASAPQQRLMSAAAPKDEFPDLFIAFFVISVVLIEVFTVLIY